One Methanoculleus sp. 7T genomic window carries:
- a CDS encoding shikimate kinase: MHHHKNIILIGMPGAGKSTVGVILAKSLGVQFIDTDILIQERTGKMLQAILDEDGPDAFKRVEEETILSLHPRRAVVATGGSVVCSRNAMAHLKSAGVVVYLEISYAEMEKRLKNITTRGMVLLPGQSLRGMYDERVPLYEKYADLTIGCSGERFESVVGNVIEAL; this comes from the coding sequence ATGCATCACCACAAAAACATCATCCTCATCGGCATGCCCGGTGCAGGGAAGAGCACCGTGGGCGTCATCCTTGCAAAATCCCTCGGTGTGCAGTTCATCGATACGGATATCCTGATACAGGAGCGGACCGGGAAGATGCTCCAGGCGATCCTCGACGAAGACGGACCTGATGCGTTCAAGCGGGTCGAGGAAGAGACGATCCTCTCCCTTCATCCCCGCCGTGCGGTGGTCGCGACGGGCGGCAGCGTGGTGTGCAGCAGGAATGCGATGGCACACCTGAAGTCGGCAGGGGTGGTCGTATACCTGGAGATCTCATATGCGGAGATGGAAAAGAGGCTCAAGAACATCACGACCAGGGGGATGGTCCTCCTTCCGGGCCAGAGTCTCCGCGGGATGTACGACGAGCGTGTCCCGCTCTACGAGAAGTATGCCGATCTCACCATTGGGTGTTCGGGTGAGAGGTTTGAGTCTGTGGTCGGAAACGTGATCGAAGCGTTGTGA
- a CDS encoding tetratricopeptide repeat protein — protein MGLFWGSTEDWIVKGNEHLQNGDYGEAVNCFSRAADKSPDSAIPWYCLAFSFLHGNGDLNAATEYIDYALHLDPYDTDALNLKALILVNQGDYGGALAYYDGALRVDADNRDAWFGKGLVLSHLEMYDEALKSFDAALSIDPNTEGAWVWKGKALLCLERQEKALECLNNALLLNRDDWEAWECKGEILMVLEDYAGAVEAFDQAVALNDGAENSWLQRGRAQIETGDMTGAAASLDRAFSLDPGNAEVWWLRGIMHVELSHYDEALACYDRALVIDPEHPEYLYRKGVALQLAGRAYESLEYFDKALRIEPDNPEFITKKGIALEDLNRYEEALACFEAALADNPDLIEAILFKGVALAGLNRYEEALQCMGEVRGKIGDVPEAHAAFLAVEGLCYAEMNNPVEAQSRFSHALIKCPGNPEILGLKGFGLAMLNLPGEAIPACDEALAADPESELALAGKALSLVYQGHAIDGFALFEKALSKKTDSYLLWGKALALLMLGRQQEALPLCDRAVAADPHDSHAWSTKGLCYLSLKRPDLARDCCRKALEINPYNRDAKKFLARVDGATAEAAPPARTGAGKEVFISHSSKDKEVADLLCSKLEAAGLGCWIAPRDILPGQDYHEEIIDAIETCPAMVVICSSSSITSRHVNGEVKRAFDRDTLIIPLMVEETELSKAMQYCISDAQWIGAFNGIDARIVETIKRAVIAGRR, from the coding sequence ATGGGTCTTTTCTGGGGGTCCACAGAAGATTGGATTGTCAAAGGGAACGAACACCTTCAAAACGGTGATTATGGCGAGGCGGTGAACTGCTTCAGCCGGGCGGCCGATAAGTCCCCCGATTCAGCAATCCCCTGGTACTGCCTTGCCTTCTCGTTCCTGCACGGCAACGGGGATCTGAACGCTGCTACGGAGTACATCGACTATGCCCTTCACCTCGACCCGTACGATACCGATGCCCTGAATCTCAAGGCGCTGATCCTGGTTAACCAGGGCGATTACGGGGGTGCGCTGGCGTATTATGACGGTGCACTCCGGGTCGATGCGGATAATCGGGATGCATGGTTTGGAAAGGGGCTGGTTCTCAGCCATCTTGAGATGTATGATGAAGCACTGAAGTCTTTTGATGCCGCACTCAGCATCGACCCCAATACGGAAGGAGCGTGGGTCTGGAAAGGGAAAGCTCTCCTCTGCCTGGAGAGGCAGGAAAAGGCGCTGGAATGCCTGAATAACGCCCTTCTCCTCAACAGGGACGACTGGGAGGCCTGGGAGTGTAAAGGAGAGATTCTCATGGTTCTGGAGGATTATGCCGGGGCCGTCGAGGCGTTCGATCAGGCTGTCGCACTGAACGACGGTGCGGAAAATTCCTGGCTCCAGAGAGGGAGAGCGCAGATCGAGACCGGGGATATGACTGGCGCTGCGGCAAGCCTCGACCGCGCGTTCTCCCTGGACCCGGGGAATGCGGAGGTGTGGTGGTTGCGGGGCATCATGCATGTGGAACTCTCCCACTACGACGAGGCCCTGGCCTGTTATGACCGCGCCCTTGTCATCGATCCCGAACATCCCGAGTATCTGTACCGGAAAGGGGTCGCCCTGCAGCTCGCGGGCCGGGCCTATGAATCTCTGGAATATTTCGATAAAGCCCTGCGGATCGAACCGGATAATCCGGAGTTCATCACAAAAAAGGGCATAGCCCTGGAAGATCTGAACAGATATGAGGAGGCTCTGGCATGTTTTGAAGCCGCCCTCGCAGATAATCCGGATCTCATTGAGGCGATCCTTTTCAAGGGAGTTGCCCTCGCCGGCCTGAACCGCTACGAGGAAGCGCTCCAGTGCATGGGTGAGGTCCGCGGGAAGATCGGCGATGTCCCGGAAGCGCATGCCGCCTTTCTGGCAGTGGAGGGGCTCTGCTATGCAGAGATGAACAACCCGGTCGAAGCCCAGAGCCGCTTCAGCCACGCCCTGATCAAATGTCCGGGAAATCCCGAAATCCTCGGGTTGAAGGGATTCGGCCTTGCGATGCTCAACCTCCCCGGAGAGGCGATCCCAGCCTGCGACGAGGCGCTTGCAGCCGACCCGGAGAGTGAACTCGCCCTCGCGGGGAAGGCCCTCTCGCTTGTCTACCAGGGGCACGCAATCGACGGCTTTGCGCTCTTCGAGAAGGCGCTCTCGAAAAAAACTGATTCCTATCTCCTCTGGGGAAAAGCTCTCGCTCTCCTGATGCTCGGGAGGCAGCAGGAGGCCCTGCCCCTCTGTGACCGGGCGGTAGCGGCTGACCCCCACGACTCGCACGCGTGGTCCACGAAAGGCCTCTGCTACCTGAGCCTAAAGCGCCCCGACCTTGCGCGCGACTGTTGCAGGAAGGCGCTGGAGATCAACCCGTACAACAGGGACGCAAAGAAGTTCCTTGCGAGGGTCGACGGAGCAACCGCAGAGGCTGCCCCTCCTGCGAGGACCGGAGCTGGCAAAGAGGTTTTCATCAGCCACTCCTCAAAAGATAAGGAGGTCGCTGACCTTCTTTGCTCTAAACTTGAAGCTGCAGGCCTCGGCTGCTGGATCGCACCGCGCGATATCCTTCCCGGCCAGGATTACCATGAGGAGATCATTGATGCCATCGAGACCTGCCCGGCCATGGTGGTGATCTGCTCGTCGAGCTCCATCACCTCCCGGCACGTGAACGGGGAGGTGAAACGGGCCTTCGATAGGGATACGCTCATCATCCCACTCATGGTCGAAGAAACGGAACTCTCCAAGGCGATGCAGTACTGCATCAGCGACGCGCAGTGGATTGGCGCCTTCAATGGCATAGATGCGCGGATTGTTGAGACGATCAAAAGAGCGGTCATCGCCGGCAGAAGGTAA
- a CDS encoding transglutaminase domain-containing protein, whose product MFNKEPFVVSYETICINGEWYDLEDATHCVVDGQEYIWLEDQWYELNDSIVGDPAETVDDEEEEAPNYPQYEPPPRSGRWGSILVTGLIILFVVGAGLKVMKVLDHADDAISRAEASAPSSVVAVGTAIPKSTSAPIQKPTQLVTPRPIRTPVPSPWDTQASKVVEAMDYTNPTTRDYALSLIDREHGGKYNIAQICDIWDKIYKQWTYVNDPKGSNYYSPASRTVKLGVKGDCDDFAILVASTMMAIGGSSRIILASNTDGAGHAYAEVYLGPDKSNVDSAAKYICQRYKCRSIAYRTSNEGGQTRHWLNLDWQAKHPGGPYYKNDGETVAIYPNGRWIKFM is encoded by the coding sequence ATGTTCAACAAAGAACCCTTTGTGGTATCGTATGAGACGATCTGCATTAACGGGGAATGGTACGACCTCGAAGACGCTACGCACTGCGTGGTGGACGGACAGGAATATATTTGGCTTGAAGATCAGTGGTACGAGCTGAACGACTCCATCGTAGGTGACCCGGCGGAAACTGTAGACGATGAAGAGGAGGAGGCGCCGAATTATCCGCAGTATGAACCGCCACCGCGGTCAGGGAGATGGGGATCTATCCTTGTGACCGGGCTCATCATCCTCTTCGTTGTAGGGGCCGGGCTGAAAGTTATGAAGGTGCTTGACCATGCCGACGATGCGATCAGTAGGGCGGAAGCCTCTGCTCCTTCATCTGTAGTCGCAGTGGGGACAGCGATCCCGAAATCCACCTCTGCGCCTATCCAGAAACCGACTCAGCTGGTAACACCAAGACCTATCCGCACCCCTGTTCCATCACCCTGGGATACCCAAGCTTCGAAAGTCGTCGAAGCAATGGATTACACGAACCCCACCACCCGGGATTACGCCCTGAGTCTGATTGACAGAGAGCATGGTGGAAAGTACAATATTGCGCAGATATGTGATATATGGGATAAAATCTACAAGCAGTGGACCTATGTAAACGACCCAAAAGGATCCAATTACTACTCTCCTGCAAGCAGGACTGTCAAGCTGGGAGTGAAAGGGGACTGCGACGATTTTGCAATCCTTGTGGCTTCCACGATGATGGCAATAGGGGGATCTTCCCGGATTATCCTAGCATCGAATACTGATGGAGCGGGGCATGCCTACGCAGAGGTCTACCTTGGCCCAGACAAGAGTAACGTTGACAGCGCCGCGAAGTATATCTGTCAACGGTATAAGTGTAGGAGTATCGCATACCGGACCTCCAACGAAGGTGGGCAGACGCGGCACTGGCTTAACCTAGACTGGCAGGCCAAACATCCGGGAGGGCCGTATTACAAGAACGATGGCGAAACTGTCGCGATTTATCCGAATGGACGATGGATAAAGTTTATGTAA
- the htpX gene encoding zinc metalloprotease HtpX — translation MKWTRDFGLTMRMLLTSFLLLIVYLIFLGILAALGFSFGFLLFAAAAMAFLQYFFSDKLVLWSTGTRIVEEDEYPELHRMIERLAARAGLPKPAVGVMPSPVPNAFATGRGPSHAVVAVTDSIMRMLTPEELEAVIAHEISHVKNRDMLTLTMASFISMLAFLIMRNWIFIGLFDSRDNNMGALILVYIASIVVWIVSTLLTRALSRYREFAADRGSAILTDNPRALISALTKISGRMDYIPAEKKQEVEGANAFFIIPAISGNTLMELISTHPSLEKRVAALEDLEAQRRGY, via the coding sequence ATGAAGTGGACGCGCGACTTCGGTCTCACGATGAGGATGCTGCTGACATCGTTTCTGCTCCTCATAGTCTACCTGATCTTTCTGGGCATCCTCGCGGCGCTCGGATTCAGTTTCGGGTTCCTCCTCTTTGCCGCTGCCGCGATGGCGTTCCTCCAGTATTTCTTCTCCGATAAACTGGTGCTCTGGAGTACCGGCACCCGTATCGTTGAAGAGGATGAGTATCCGGAGTTGCACCGGATGATCGAGCGCCTTGCCGCCAGAGCCGGCCTCCCGAAGCCGGCGGTCGGGGTCATGCCGTCCCCGGTGCCGAACGCGTTTGCGACCGGGAGAGGCCCGAGCCACGCCGTCGTGGCGGTGACCGACTCGATCATGCGGATGCTTACGCCCGAGGAACTGGAGGCGGTGATCGCCCACGAGATATCGCATGTGAAGAACCGGGATATGCTGACCCTGACGATGGCGAGTTTCATATCGATGCTCGCCTTCCTGATCATGCGCAACTGGATCTTCATCGGGCTCTTCGACAGCCGCGACAACAACATGGGCGCACTGATCCTCGTCTATATCGCCTCGATCGTCGTCTGGATCGTGAGCACTCTGCTCACCCGTGCGCTCTCCCGCTACCGGGAGTTCGCCGCGGACCGGGGCAGCGCCATCCTGACTGATAACCCGAGGGCGCTGATATCGGCGCTTACAAAGATCAGCGGGCGGATGGATTACATCCCGGCCGAGAAGAAACAGGAAGTGGAGGGCGCAAACGCCTTCTTCATCATCCCGGCCATCTCCGGGAACACCCTGATGGAACTCATCTCCACGCACCCGTCGCTTGAGAAGCGGGTGGCCGCTCTTGAGGACCTGGAGGCACAGCGGAGAGGTTACTGA
- a CDS encoding sulfide-dependent adenosine diphosphate thiazole synthase, translated as MTLNEVTISRAILEEQHRALIDFLEMDVAVIGGGPSGLACAALLGERGVSCALIEKKLSIGGGMWGGGMMFPRIVVQEEARRLLDRFGIAYREFEPGYYVAKSVEAVSKLTAAACDAGVEFFNLTTVEDVMIKGDGRVGGLVINWTPVDMAGLHVDPLTVACTCTVDATGHDAMIARMVERKGGRLQVKGESFMWAERAESRILDHTKEVFPGLFVTGMAANAVAGECRMGPIFGGMLLSGERAAELVAERLGR; from the coding sequence ATGACACTCAACGAAGTGACCATCAGCAGGGCTATTCTTGAGGAACAGCACCGAGCGCTCATCGACTTCCTTGAGATGGACGTCGCCGTCATCGGCGGCGGCCCATCGGGGCTCGCCTGCGCCGCGCTCCTCGGCGAGAGGGGTGTTTCGTGCGCACTTATCGAGAAGAAACTCAGCATCGGCGGCGGCATGTGGGGCGGCGGGATGATGTTTCCCCGGATCGTCGTCCAGGAAGAAGCACGGCGGCTCCTCGACCGGTTCGGGATCGCCTACCGGGAGTTCGAGCCCGGCTACTACGTCGCAAAATCGGTTGAAGCGGTCTCCAAGCTCACCGCAGCGGCCTGTGACGCCGGTGTCGAGTTCTTCAACCTCACCACCGTCGAGGACGTCATGATCAAGGGCGACGGCAGGGTCGGCGGCCTCGTCATCAACTGGACGCCGGTCGATATGGCAGGACTGCACGTAGACCCGCTCACCGTGGCCTGCACCTGCACCGTCGATGCGACCGGCCACGACGCCATGATCGCAAGGATGGTCGAGCGGAAGGGCGGCAGACTCCAGGTGAAGGGCGAGAGTTTCATGTGGGCCGAGCGTGCCGAGTCCCGGATTCTCGACCACACAAAAGAAGTCTTCCCCGGCCTCTTCGTCACCGGGATGGCGGCAAACGCCGTCGCCGGAGAGTGCCGCATGGGGCCGATCTTCGGCGGGATGCTCCTCTCCGGAGAGCGGGCGGCGGAACTGGTCGCAGAGCGGCTGGGCCGATAA
- a CDS encoding putative phosphothreonine lyase domain-containing protein encodes MEEIDLESLAEIAYGIFEIFLNRELRAKGQYLFELVEQGTDFEADVVEIFERFKEDYPDLAEALLVRFGGIGGIYTSIKADEGVLPSKTTRMYWIVQDAPGPSGRGLDDEQVGKWLIFVPADEVDEAWRKVRDETARGMLGISAKVSTAKPNPDSRDERAVIYVYTRDWADEADVMRVRERLRDLGFTERIGYKRNIETYRGEYSEEGRKVTYYSA; translated from the coding sequence ATGGAAGAGATCGATCTGGAGTCCCTGGCCGAGATCGCATACGGGATCTTTGAGATCTTCCTCAACCGCGAACTCCGTGCAAAAGGCCAGTACTTGTTCGAACTCGTCGAGCAGGGAACCGATTTTGAAGCCGACGTCGTTGAGATCTTCGAGCGGTTCAAAGAGGACTACCCGGACCTCGCCGAGGCGCTTCTTGTGCGGTTCGGTGGGATCGGCGGGATATATACATCGATCAAGGCCGACGAAGGCGTTCTGCCCTCAAAGACGACCCGCATGTACTGGATCGTTCAGGATGCGCCCGGGCCTTCGGGCCGTGGCCTCGACGATGAGCAGGTAGGAAAATGGCTCATCTTCGTTCCCGCGGACGAGGTGGACGAAGCGTGGAGGAAGGTCCGTGACGAGACGGCGAGAGGAATGCTTGGGATATCCGCAAAAGTCAGCACCGCCAAACCGAACCCGGACTCACGCGACGAGCGGGCGGTCATCTACGTCTACACCCGGGACTGGGCCGACGAGGCCGACGTGATGCGGGTCCGCGAGCGGCTCCGCGATCTCGGCTTTACCGAGCGGATCGGCTACAAACGGAATATCGAGACGTACCGCGGCGAGTACAGCGAAGAAGGCAGAAAGGTCACTTATTACAGCGCCTGA
- a CDS encoding 50S ribosomal protein L40e, translating to MARFPEAEARLLNVKVCMKCNARNAIRATRCRKCGSEELRPKSKERKA from the coding sequence ATGGCAAGATTTCCCGAAGCTGAAGCACGTCTGCTCAACGTAAAGGTCTGTATGAAATGCAACGCCCGCAACGCAATCCGCGCAACCCGCTGCCGCAAGTGCGGCTCGGAAGAACTCCGGCCCAAGTCCAAGGAACGGAAGGCGTAA
- the rdgB gene encoding RdgB/HAM1 family non-canonical purine NTP pyrophosphatase: MRLAVVTSNANKAREVAAYFTGVLEVEHVPLECPEFRHADVGEIARGKAAYAYEALARPLIVDDTGLFIDALGGFPGPYAAYVQDTIGNAGVLKLMEGVEDRSAHFETAVAFAREDGIRIFRGVLPGTIVAPRGSGGFGYDPIFAYEGRTLAEMPLAEKSRISHRARALEAFRAWITQERRGGAPSDRTVNITKNE, translated from the coding sequence GTGAGGCTTGCGGTAGTGACGAGCAACGCCAACAAGGCGCGGGAGGTGGCCGCATACTTCACGGGGGTGCTCGAGGTCGAACATGTCCCGCTGGAATGCCCGGAGTTCCGCCACGCCGACGTCGGGGAGATTGCCCGGGGAAAGGCGGCGTATGCCTACGAGGCGCTCGCCCGCCCGCTGATCGTCGACGACACCGGCCTCTTCATCGACGCCCTCGGGGGGTTCCCGGGCCCGTACGCCGCCTACGTTCAGGATACCATCGGGAACGCCGGGGTCTTAAAACTCATGGAGGGCGTGGAGGACCGGAGCGCCCACTTCGAGACCGCGGTCGCGTTTGCCCGAGAAGACGGGATCCGGATCTTCCGGGGAGTCCTGCCCGGGACGATCGTCGCGCCCCGGGGGTCGGGCGGGTTCGGCTACGACCCGATCTTCGCCTACGAGGGGCGCACACTCGCCGAGATGCCGCTCGCCGAGAAGAGCCGGATCTCGCACCGGGCGCGGGCGCTCGAGGCGTTCCGTGCATGGATCACGCAGGAGCGCAGAGGGGGCGCTCCTTCCGACAGAACTGTTAATATTACCAAGAACGAATAG
- a CDS encoding bifunctional N(6)-L-threonylcarbamoyladenine synthase/serine/threonine protein kinase, with translation MSDMIPEDGLVLGLEGTAWNLSAALFGEDLVALHSSPYVPPKGGIHPREAAQHHASMMKEVVSRVLTEPERIRAVAFSQGPGLGPSLRTVATAARALAIALDVPLVGVNHCVAHVEIGRWATGFSDPIVLYASGANTQVLGYLNGRYRIFGETLDIGLGNALDKFARSHDLPHPGGPIIEKLAKQGNYIEFPYTVKGMDLAFSGLVSAAQESTAPLEDVCNGLQETAFAMCVEVTERALAHAGKDEVLLVGGVGANGRLQEMLRVMCEDRGAAFAVPERTFLGDNGAMIAYTGKVMLEHGVTLPLEESQIRPGYRADEVEVTWRAEPGEIFAVGPHEGGVARGAEAVVEIHEDAVVKRRTSKRYRNPALDRRLITERTRAEARLIATARRAGVPTPVIRDITADTIVMERVAGEVLKYVPTPENIRLAGEAVGSLHGTGIVHGDLTTSNMIVRDGQCVLIDFGLASTSSEVEARGVDLHVFFQTLESTTENFEELKGAFLKGYAEAFSGADEVLSREHEVELRGRYL, from the coding sequence ATGTCGGATATGATACCTGAGGACGGGCTGGTGCTGGGGCTTGAGGGGACGGCATGGAACCTCAGCGCCGCTCTCTTCGGAGAGGACCTGGTCGCCCTCCACTCATCGCCCTACGTTCCCCCAAAAGGGGGGATCCACCCCCGTGAGGCCGCGCAGCACCACGCGTCGATGATGAAGGAAGTCGTCTCCCGGGTGCTCACGGAGCCGGAACGGATCCGGGCGGTTGCCTTCTCTCAGGGGCCCGGTCTCGGCCCTTCCCTCCGGACGGTGGCGACCGCTGCACGAGCGCTTGCGATCGCGCTCGACGTGCCGCTCGTCGGTGTCAACCACTGTGTGGCGCATGTCGAGATCGGCAGGTGGGCGACCGGTTTCTCCGACCCAATCGTCCTCTACGCGAGCGGCGCCAACACACAGGTGCTTGGCTACTTAAACGGCCGCTACCGGATCTTTGGGGAGACGCTGGATATCGGGCTTGGGAACGCGCTCGACAAGTTCGCCCGGAGCCACGACCTCCCGCACCCCGGCGGCCCGATCATCGAGAAACTCGCCAAGCAGGGGAACTACATCGAGTTCCCGTATACGGTGAAGGGAATGGATCTCGCCTTCTCCGGGCTCGTCAGCGCCGCTCAGGAGAGCACGGCGCCCCTCGAGGATGTCTGCAACGGCCTGCAGGAGACCGCGTTTGCGATGTGCGTCGAGGTGACCGAGCGGGCGCTCGCGCATGCCGGCAAAGACGAGGTGCTGCTGGTCGGCGGGGTCGGTGCGAACGGGCGACTGCAGGAGATGCTTCGGGTGATGTGCGAGGACCGGGGAGCGGCGTTCGCCGTCCCGGAACGGACGTTCCTCGGCGACAACGGCGCGATGATCGCCTATACCGGGAAGGTCATGCTGGAACACGGGGTCACGCTCCCCCTCGAAGAGTCGCAGATCCGGCCCGGCTACCGGGCGGATGAGGTAGAGGTTACCTGGCGGGCCGAACCCGGCGAGATCTTCGCCGTCGGGCCGCACGAAGGGGGCGTCGCCCGGGGTGCGGAGGCGGTCGTGGAGATCCATGAGGACGCCGTGGTCAAGCGCCGGACAAGCAAGCGCTACCGGAACCCTGCGCTCGACCGGCGGCTGATCACGGAGCGGACCCGTGCGGAGGCGCGCCTGATCGCGACGGCACGCCGGGCCGGCGTCCCGACCCCGGTGATCCGGGACATCACGGCCGATACGATCGTCATGGAGCGGGTCGCAGGCGAGGTGCTGAAGTACGTCCCGACACCGGAGAACATCCGTCTTGCGGGCGAGGCGGTCGGAAGTCTGCACGGGACCGGGATCGTCCACGGCGACCTGACGACGAGCAACATGATCGTCCGCGACGGCCAGTGCGTCCTGATCGACTTCGGGCTTGCGTCCACGTCGTCGGAGGTTGAGGCGCGGGGGGTCGACCTCCACGTCTTCTTCCAGACGCTCGAGAGCACCACCGAGAACTTTGAGGAGTTGAAAGGGGCCTTCCTGAAGGGATACGCGGAGGCGTTTTCCGGAGCGGACGAGGTCCTCTCCCGCGAACACGAGGTGGAACTGCGGGGGCGCTACCTGTGA
- a CDS encoding 30S ribosomal protein S27ae, with protein sequence MAVKRHECYEVKGDKVVLQKRHCPRCGPGVLMAEHKDRVACGKCGYTEFRK encoded by the coding sequence ATGGCAGTCAAGAGACATGAGTGCTACGAAGTCAAGGGCGACAAGGTAGTCCTGCAGAAACGGCACTGCCCCCGGTGCGGCCCCGGCGTGCTGATGGCCGAGCACAAGGACCGGGTGGCCTGCGGCAAGTGCGGCTACACCGAGTTCCGGAAGTAA
- a CDS encoding 30S ribosomal protein S24e gives MEFEITRDMRNEVLNRRELAFTLTFDGPTPSRKSIQEKLAAMLNKNESLLVLDSLKTRFGKMEVTGHARIYDDEESKKSTERGYLLKRGEPKAESEE, from the coding sequence ATGGAGTTCGAAATTACCCGTGATATGAGGAACGAGGTGCTGAACCGGAGGGAGCTTGCGTTTACCCTCACCTTTGACGGTCCGACACCCTCGCGGAAGAGCATCCAGGAGAAACTCGCCGCGATGCTGAATAAGAACGAGAGCCTCCTCGTGCTGGACTCGCTGAAGACCCGGTTCGGGAAGATGGAAGTCACCGGCCATGCCCGGATCTACGACGACGAGGAGAGCAAGAAGTCGACCGAGCGGGGATACCTGCTCAAGCGCGGCGAGCCGAAGGCCGAGAGCGAGGAGTAA
- a CDS encoding GTP-dependent dephospho-CoA kinase family protein produces the protein MLRLPEAQRDLFKKPFGTLYRGIEELLPRLEGRAVYAVGDVVTHNLLDAGIVPDIAIIDGYTMRTPCTRSPLLKARRMTAKNPAGTITDELVDAIERAVRDPPGVIFVDGEEDLAVIPLVLAAPDGAAVLYGQPGEGVVLRIVDASAKREAESILKVFVRE, from the coding sequence ATGCTCCGACTTCCCGAGGCGCAGCGGGATCTCTTCAAGAAACCGTTCGGCACCCTCTACCGGGGTATTGAGGAACTCCTCCCCCGGCTCGAAGGCCGGGCGGTCTACGCCGTCGGCGATGTGGTGACCCACAACCTCCTTGATGCGGGGATCGTCCCCGATATCGCCATCATCGACGGCTACACGATGCGCACGCCCTGCACCCGGTCACCCCTGCTCAAGGCGAGAAGGATGACGGCGAAAAACCCCGCCGGTACGATCACCGACGAACTCGTGGATGCGATCGAGAGGGCGGTCCGGGATCCGCCCGGGGTGATCTTCGTCGACGGCGAGGAGGATCTTGCGGTCATTCCGCTCGTCCTCGCCGCGCCGGACGGGGCCGCCGTCCTCTACGGCCAGCCCGGCGAGGGAGTGGTCCTCCGGATCGTCGATGCGTCGGCGAAGCGGGAGGCGGAGTCTATTCTGAAGGTGTTTGTGCGCGAATGA
- the spt4 gene encoding transcription elongation factor subunit Spt4 — MVVRKKVVRVCRECHRVVEGETCVICGTANLSEDWAGYLVIIDPEHSEIAKKMNITLPGRYALKVR; from the coding sequence ATGGTCGTACGTAAGAAGGTTGTCCGGGTCTGCCGCGAGTGCCACCGGGTCGTCGAAGGAGAGACCTGCGTCATCTGCGGCACGGCCAACCTGAGCGAAGACTGGGCGGGCTACCTCGTGATCATCGATCCGGAGCATTCGGAGATCGCAAAGAAGATGAACATCACCCTGCCCGGCCGATACGCACTGAAGGTCCGCTGA
- a CDS encoding DNA-directed RNA polymerase produces MYYKMTLEDKVRVPPHRLGEDLEKVILNVLQEQLEGSIAKEIGIFIAVTKILDIGQGELIPGDGAVYYDVRFEAAVLRLALQEVIEGEVVETTSFGAFVSLGPIDAMLHVSQISDEYINYDEKNGRLICQDSKRYIAVGDGIRARVVALSLNEREPRESKIGLTMRQSGLGTSVWLEEELEREKGKGTE; encoded by the coding sequence ATGTACTACAAGATGACACTGGAGGACAAGGTGCGGGTTCCGCCCCACCGCCTCGGGGAGGACCTGGAGAAGGTCATCCTCAATGTACTGCAGGAGCAGCTGGAAGGCAGCATCGCAAAGGAGATCGGCATCTTCATTGCGGTCACAAAGATTCTCGATATCGGCCAGGGGGAACTGATCCCGGGGGACGGCGCCGTCTACTACGATGTCAGGTTCGAGGCGGCGGTGCTCCGTCTGGCGCTCCAGGAAGTGATCGAGGGCGAGGTGGTGGAGACGACGAGTTTCGGCGCGTTCGTCAGCCTTGGACCCATCGACGCCATGCTCCACGTGAGCCAGATATCGGATGAGTATATCAACTACGACGAGAAGAACGGCAGGCTGATCTGCCAGGACTCGAAGCGGTATATCGCCGTCGGCGACGGTATCCGGGCGCGTGTCGTCGCGCTTTCACTGAACGAGCGCGAACCTCGGGAGAGCAAGATCGGCCTCACCATGCGGCAGTCGGGCCTCGGGACCTCGGTCTGGCTGGAAGAGGAACTCGAACGCGAGAAGGGGAAGGGGACTGAATAA